The Verrucomicrobiia bacterium DNA window CCGTCACCGCGGATCGTGTGACGCCAACGTAACAACCGACCTCTGCGGGGCAAGGTCGTTTTTGCCGCGCGCCGCCCGGCCGGGGTGCGGGCCGGCAACCTTGGGAGGTTCCACGCGTTTCCCAAGGTGTTTCCCACGCTGGCCAATCTCCGGTGACTTTGATACCCCTGCCAACGCGCTGCCGGCCCCCGAGGCGCGCTTGAGTGAAATGCCCTCGCGCCCTGTGAAACGAAAGAGCGTCGTGACCGACCCGGTGGAGCCACGGGTCACGCCTCCCCCGCTGTCCACGGACACCACCTTCCTGTCCCGCCCCAAGATCGCCTCCCGCTCCCGAAAGCGGGACATGCCCGAGGGGCTGTGGACCAAGTGTCCCTCGTGCGAGTCACTGATCTATGACAAGGAATTGGACGACCACCTCAAGGTGTGTCCGAAATGCGGCCACCACCTCCCGATCGGCGCCCGGGAACGGATCCATTCCCTGGTGGAGACCTGTTCGTTCCAGGAGATGGATGCCCACATGGAGTCCGTGGACATCCTCAAATTCACCGGCACGGCCAGCTACGAAGCCAAGCTCGCTGCGAACCGGAACAAGTCCTCGATGCTCAAGGACGCCGTGGTCACGGGCATCGGCTCCATGGGCACCCACCGGGTCGCCCTGGGTGTCATGGATTTCAGCTTCCTGGGGGGCTCGATGGGGTCGGTGGTCGGGGAAAAGCTGACTCGCCTCATCGAGGCAGGCACCAGCAGGGGTCTGCCGGTCATCATCGTCTCCACCAGCGGCGGTGCCCGCATGTACGAGGGCATGTTCAGTCTGATGCAGATGGCCAAAACGTGCGCCGCCCTCGCATTGCATGCCCGGCAGCGGTTGCCCTACGTGTCGGTACTGACCAACCCCACCTACGCCGGGGTCATCGCCAGTTTTGCCACGATCGGGGACCTCATCCTGGCCGAACCCGGCGCCATGATCGGCTTCGCCGGTCCTCGGGTGATCAAGGACACCACCCAGGCGGAACTGCCCGAGGGCTTCCAAACCTCCGAGTTCCTTCAGCAGCACGGGCTCATTGACGCCATCGTCCCGCGGCGGGAAATGAAAACCCGCCTGGTGGGCTTCCTGGACTACCTGATGGGCGGACGACGCACGGCCTGAACGGAAGAACGCGGCGCAACAGCGGCGCTTCAGGCCAGTTCCAGGGTCGGGCACGGAGCCGACTGCGACGTCTCATGCACCTCGACCGACGTGGCCCCCAGCCCGCAAAGGCGTCGGTGAACCGCCTCGCGGGCCAACTCGGGCCGGTTGCAATCGCGGCTGAGATGTCCGAGGTAGATCCTTCGCAGCGGTCCCGGCGCCAACTGCGCGGCGACTTCGGCTGCTGCCTCGTTGGAAAGGTGCCCGTGCCGGCTCAAAATCCGCTGTTTGGTGCTCCAAGGGCGCCGCAAGTCGTTCTGCAGAAGCTTGAGGTCGTGATTGGCCTCCAGCAACAGCCAGCGGACCGAACGGACACGCTCCAGGATGAGTCGGGTCACATGCCCCAAGTCCGTAAGGACCCCCAGCTCTCCCGCAGGCGTCGCCAATACCAGGCCCACAGGATCCATGGCATCGTGGGGAACGCTGAACGTCCTGACCTCAAGGCCCCCAAGCGCAAACGTTCCGCCCGTCTCAAACACTGAAAACGCCATCCGTGCCGCGGGGAACTGCCGCTGGATCGCTTCCCGGGTGAGCCGGTTGGCGTAGACCGGGACCTGCAACCGGCCCGCAAGAACCCCGAGGCCCTGGATGTGGTCGCCGTGCTCATGTGTGACAACGATGCCCGTCAGCCCCTCCGGGGTGCATCCGATGGACGCCAGTCGCTCCCGGATCTGGCGCGCGCTGAATCCCGCATCAATCAGCAGCCGGGTCTCTCCGGATTCGAGGTAGGCGCAGTTGCCCCCGCTCCCGCTCCCCAGAATCGTAAACCGGCATGCCATGGTTGAATCAGGGTGTTCAAGCGCCGGGGCCGTTGGAAAGGATCGAATGAATTCGACCCTTGGAGAGCATGGCACTTTTCCTGCGTACCTTCCTTGTTTTCCGGGCTCTTGTGCGTAGCATCGTGGCGCGTGTCCCAAGGGCTTCATCTATCCCAGCGGTTGTCCCAGCAGCTGGTGTTGTCGCCGCAGCTGCAGCAGTCGCTGGCATTGTTGCAGGCGCCCGTGCTGGAGCTGAAGGCAATGGTTGAGCAGGAACTCCAGCAGAATCCAGTCTTGGAGGAGGCCCCGGGGTTGGAGTCAGGATCCGAAGATCGGGAAGACCGGGAGGGGCCCGCGCTCATGGCAGACCCGGCTGAACCGCCGCCCGACACCCGGTTTGACCCGGCAACGGAGAAGGCATCGTCGGAACCGGTGGACCGGCTGGATGCCGAGATGCAGCGTCTGATGCTCATGGACCAGGAGTGGCGCGATTTTTTCGGCGCCGCCCAGCGCGCCGGCAAGGCCTCCCCCGAGGATGAAGAACGCCGCCAGTTCCTGCTCGATTCCCTGACCGTAGGCACCTCGCTTCAGGAGGAATTGCTCGACCAGGTGCGCAACACGGACCTCGCCCCCCGGCAGCGGCAGGTCGCTGAACTGATCGTCGGCAACATTGACGACCACGGTTACCTCCAGTCGTCCATCGCCGAGCTTTCGTTCTCCACCGGCATTCCGACGGGCGACCTGGAAGCCGCGCTGGCCACAGTCCAAGGCTTCCAGCCGCCGGGGGTGGGCGCCCGCGACCTGCGGGAGTGCCTGATGCTTCAACTGGAACGGGCCGGCCGCGCCGGCTCCCAGGAATATCGCGTACTGCGGGATCACATGGATTGCCTCGGGAAGCGGCGCTTCCCGGAGATTGCCCGCCACCTGAACGTCAGCGTCGGCGAGGCCCAGGCGATTGCCGGGCGCATTGCCCGGCTGGATCCCAGGCCGGGACGCAGCTTCTCCTCCGAACCCGAACAGTATGTGGTGCCTGAGGTCATCGTGACCCGCGGCTCGGACGGCGAGTACACGGTGACTACGGTCAATGACCACCTGCCCCAATTGCGGATCAGCAACCTCTACAAGGATCTCCTTTCCCGCGCCGAAACCTCGGCCGAGGTGCGCGAGTACATCCGCGAGAAGATCAAGGCGGGGAAATTCCTCATCAAGAGCCTCCATCAGCGACAAAGCACCATTCTCGGCATCGCCCAGGAAATCGTGAAGCGGCAGCGGGCCTTCATGGATCACGGCGTCTCGCACCTCCGGCCCATGACCATGCTCCAGGTGGCCGAGGTGGTCGGCGTCCACGAAACCACCGTGAGCCGCGCCGTCGCCGGCAAATACCTCTCGTGTCCCCAGGGAATTTTCGAGCTCAAGTACTTCTTCACCTCGGGCCTCGCCACCGCCTCAGGCGAACAGGTCTCCAACAAGAGCGTGAAGACCGTGCTCGCCGAGTTGATTGCGTCCGAGGACAAGTCCGCCCCGCTGTCGGACGAGGAGTTGGTCGCGCGGCTTGTGGCGTCGGGCACCATGATCGCCCGACGCACCGTGGCCAAATACCGCACCGAGCTCAACGTCCTGCCCAGCCATCTTCGGCGCGTGTACTGAGGCCGCCCCGGCACCCCGAGCCTTGGGTGCCCGCCGGACGGCACTTCCAACGGCTGGCAGCCTTGCAGAACCCGGTGGAGGTCTCACGAAGGAGACTTGCAGGCCCGACCGGTCCCGAAGTTCCCTCACGCCATGACGGCTGGCTTGGGCAACGCATCACCCGCATCCATCCGAACGGAGATCCAGGGCGGGATCGCCATCTTTCTGGCCATCGCCTACATCGTCGTTATCGAACCGGCGGTGTTGTCCGGACAGGCGGTGGGCATGACCACGGGAATCCCGGCCGGCGCGGCGTTCACCGCCACCTGCCTTGCGGCCGCAGTGTCCTGCTTTCTCATGGGGGCCATTGGACGCCTCCCCATCGCCGCGGCCCCGTACATGGGGGAGAATTTCTTTTTCGTCACGGCCCTCATCCCGGCCGCGGCCGCCGCGGGCTATCCGGAGCCGTGGCGCGCGGCCCTTGCGACGACGCTGCTCGCGGCAACCCTGCTGCTGGTGGTGAGTGCCACCGGACTCCGCCGCCTGCTCGCCGGAGGGATTCCGTCGAGCCTCGTCCACGCCATCGGCGCCGGCATCGGTCTCTTCATCACCTTCCTCGGGCTCAAGGCGGCCGGCGTGGTGGTGGCGGATCCAGCGAACGGCGTGGGCTTCACGCGCCACCCATTGTCGCCGGACCTGCTGGTGGCCCTTGCGGGCCTGGTGACCACGGTCGCGCTGCACGCCCGGGGTGTTCGCAGCGCGGTGATTGCCGGCATTGCCCTCACCTTCGCCCTCGGCGCGGGAACTCGAATGCTCCTACCCCACCTGCCGGCGGCGATCGCGGACAGCACCGCCGTGACCGCGAGCAGGACCCTCGGCTCCCTGCACTGGCCGGCGACCATCGTTTCAATGCCTCCCTCCCCGGCGCCGCTGCTGCTAGGGCTGGACTGGACGGCCCTTGTGGACGCCCGCCTTCTCCCGGGCGCGCTGGTCCTGTTCCTGATGATCTTGTTCGACGCCACGGGGACGCTGCTGGCCGTCCTGGGCGTTCTGGCCCCCGCCGAAGGCCAAGAGCCTGGCACGTCCGATCCCCGGTTTCGGAGGGGATTGCTCGCCGATGCCCTGGGATCCGTCGCGGCCCCCCTGTTGGGCACCAGTGCCGTCGGCGCCTACATGGAAAGCACCGTGGCTGGGCCGATCGGGGCCCGGCGGGGCCTGTCGGCCATGGTGGTCGGGGTGCTCTTCCTCCTGGCGATGCCGCTCGCGCCGCTGGTCGCGAGCTTCGGGAGCTATCCGCCCGCCACCGCGCCTGCACTCATTCTCGTTGGCGCACTGCTGGCTGGCGGCGTCCGAAGAATCCCTTGGGACGACGCCACCGAGGCGGTACCGGCACTGGCCACCGTGGCCGGAATTCCGCTCACCTTCTCCATCGCACATGGCATCGCCTTCGGATTCGTCCTGTGGCCGCTGATGAAAGCGGCCGCCGGCCGCCGCCGCGAAGTCCGGAGTGTGGCGTGGATTCTGGGAATCCTGGCCGCCGCAAGCCTGGTCCTCCAATGACCTCTTGCCAAACCTCCACGCACGCGTCATCTGTATGCACATGATCAAACACCTCATGGATTCCGGCACGCTGGTTGCGGACCGACGCCGTCGGGGGTTCACCCTGATTGAATTGCTGGTGGTGATTGCCATTATCGCCATTCTTGCCGGCATGCTCCTGCCAGCGCTGGCGAAGGCCAAGTCCAAGGCGCAGGGCATTGCCTGCCTGAACAACACCAAGCAACTGACGCTCGCATGGCACCTCTACTCCGGGGATTTTCAAGACCGGGTCGCCAACAACTACGGCGTCACGGAAACCATTCAGGCCATTGATCGGCGGGTGTTCGACAACTGGGTCAACAATGTCATGTACTGGAATCCGGATAATGCGACCGGGTGGAGGAGCGTCACCAACAACGAGTGGGTGCTGAACGGTGTCCTCGGGAAGTACACGGGCGGCGCCATCGGGGTGTACAAGTGCCCGGCCGACGGCTACCTGAGTCCCCGCAATCGGCAGGCCGGATTCAAGCAGCGCAATCGGAGCCTCGCCATGAACGCATTCTTTGGGCGCTTCAGCATCGGCAATGACCCGACCATCAACGGGCGCAATTGGGGATTCCAGGACCGCAAACAATTCCTCAAGCAGTCCGACGTACCCAACGCCGCCAGGACCTGGTTGTTCCTCGACGAGCATCCGGATTCCATCAACGACGGGTATTTCATCAACAACCCCGATGCCTCGAATTGGCAGGACATCGTGGCCTCCTACCACAACGGGGCCTGCGGCTTCTCCTTCGCCGATGGCCATTCCGAGATCAAGAAGTGGACCAGCGGCACGTCGAAATACCCGGTGCGCTACCAGTATCCGGCCGTACGGACCTTCGATGGGGCGGGACGGAACGACTTCCAGTGGTGGCGGGAGCGCACCGGGTACATTGATGCCCGCACGGGACGCGGCCAGTACGGCTATGATTGAGGCCGTCGCGGCGAATTCTTGAGGCCATCACGAGGCGCCCAGGGACCGCGGCCTTACGCCAAGGCCGTCTGCGCTCCCCAATCGCACAACGAATCCACGTACCCGGCCGAGCCATCCCGGAGCCATCCATCGAGCTGGGCCTGATCCTTGAGCTGCTGCCCGCGAAGCCGCGGGACCACTACAAAGCGACACGGAATCTCCGGGAGCGCCGTCAGGTCGCCCCAGAGTTTCTCAAACTGCGCCACGGGAAACACATCCTCCTGCCCGTGGCCCCAGCGCTTTTTCACCTCCTTGAGGGTGACATACGTGGGCAACCGCGCCGCCAGAGCCCGGATGGCCTCCAGAATGCGGCTCTGATGCCCGGCGATCACGTCCCCGCGGGTCAGTCCCATCACGGCAAGAAAGCGGTCCACATGGACCCACGTGGTCATCGAGTTGTAGTAGCTCAGCTTGAACTCATCCTGCTCGCGGGGCATGGCGAGCCCCTCGACCAGCCGCACCCGCCCATTGACCCGGGCCAGACCGCCGCCCCGGTCTTCCAGCCGCCGGGTGATGACCTCGAACGTCAGACAGGCGCCGCCGTCAAGATGCTGCCCAAAGACCTCCGGATCTGCCGATGCACCCAGGGTGTCAATATTGTGCACCATGAGATGTTGCAGCGCCGGCTGCATCGCCAGCAACCGTGCCAGCATCCCGTTGCGCAACAGGTTCGGGACCTCAAAGAAATGCCCGACCGGGTGCAGGCACTGAAGCGGGACGTTGTCCGTGTAGTCCGCCGCCTCCCCGGTGCTGCGGGCCCAGCCGATCAGCGCCGCACGGAGACTGTCCCTCACCTTCTGCTGCTGAACGTCCAGGAGCTGCTGGGGCATCTCCTCCCACTGGAACCGCAGGTCGCGTTCGGTCGGAATCAGCCGCAACCCGACACTCCGCCCCGGCGACAGCAGCAGCGGCCCTTCGTAGCCGTAGTTTCCCACCCGGATGAGGAACGCCTCGGTCGGGTCGTGCGTCGCATAGCTCGTCGTGATGACGTGCGGCAACCGGACGCCAAGCCCGCGCGAGGTTTGTCGCGATTTGGCCAGATGCGTTTCGAGAAATGTGCGGTGGCGCCCGGACAGCCGTGCGTACGGATGCAAGGCCTTGCAGGTTCCCGCCCCGCCGGTCCAGCGCGACCCGGCACCGGCGGCCAGGGTGACCACCGCGAGCTCGCCCCGCCGCAGCGCCGCCTCCCCAAGAGACCGCAAGCGGTCTCGCGCGGCGCCCGCCGCCGTCCGGGTTCCATCCACAACATCCCCGGCCTGCACATCCTCGATGACCGCATCCGCCCGGAGGCGGTTTTGTGCCAGACCGATGCGGCCTTCACGCAGATCGGACCGGATAACCTCGTGCTGCGCGCGATCGAAGCCATTGCGTTCGAGCCACCCGGCCAGCGATCCCTCCGTCCCATCCCCGGCACGACCCCGCGGCAGCAGGGCGTCGAAGAGGCTTTGCACCAGGCCCCGAAGCTCGGGACGTGTCCGCGCAGCGGCACCCAGGGTGTCCAACTCCGCGCGGCGCGCCGGGGTCAATTCATGACGGCCCTGCCGGAGCAGCGCGGGGGCGATGAGCGCGTAGTAGCCCGGCGGCATGAGAGCCTGCCCATTCCGCAGGAGGTCCGCCGAGGTTCCCTCCTCATTGATCGCGTAATCAAAGACGACGGGGTCCATGGCAAACGGCAGTCCGCTCTGGAGTTCGCGCTTGGTCTCCACCATCAACGCCTGGAGACGCTCCTGCGCCTCGCCCTTGCGCCGCGGGTTGAAGATGAAGCCCATACCCCCACCCGACATGCCCCCGAGCATCCAGAATCCCCAGAAGTCGCCCTCAAAGGCCGTCTCACATCGGGTGATGATCTGCTCGGTAAACGCGTTCGATGCCCACGGGATGATCGTCTGAATTGGCTCGCGGAAATTGCGGGTGGTGGCGGCGGCCACGGCCCGGATGTCTCCGCGGCTGAGCGCGGCGACGACGTCATCCAGGACCGTCAGGGCCTCGTGCCGTGCACGCCATTCGGCTTCGCAGCGAAGCAGGTATTTCTCGGTCACCATCTCCAGAATTGGCCCGACGTTCTGCGCCATGCCACCGTGCACCACGACCAGGGAATCCATGAGCGCCCGGCGCGCCGTTTCGGGGATCTCCTCCCGGGTGAACACATGATGCGACGGCATGAGCCGGCCCCGCGAGATTCCGAACTCCGGGTCGCCCTCACCCGCCGCCACCCCGGTGATCAGCTTAATGCCGGGCCAGACGCCTCCGGAGTCCTGCCAGCCGCCCCCGCTGCCGCCCAACCACTCCCCAAGGAGGGCCCGGGCCAGCACAATCCGGCGGTCCGCCTCGGTCAACGGTCCCGTGAGGTTCGTTCCCCGGGTCTGTCCGGTCGCCCGCATGCAGACGCTGATCAGGCAGCCGAGGAGATTGGTGCTGACGGCAAGCCTCGATCCCTTCGGGATGTCATTGACACAGGAGACGATCTCAAGGCCGCGGCCGGGTCCGACCATCCGGGACAGCAGGTCGGCCAGCGACTGACCGGAGCCCTCAATCCCTGGAGGCACCAGACCCGATGCGATCACCGCCGCCTTGAGGAGTCCGAGGTAATCCCGGGCAAAATCAAACACCTCGGCCAGCGCGGTGAGATCCGCAGTGGCCCCAAGATCCACGGAGGTCAGTCGCAGCACCGGCTCGTCAAGGATCCGGAGCCAGGCACTCACCGGGGGGCGCGGCACGGCATCCCGTCCATGGACTCCCAGATCCACGGATACGTTGAGCACCCGGGCCCCCTCCGGAAAATCCATTCCCAGGAAGAAGATGTCGCTCCATGCGGAATGGGTGAGGTCCATCCGGACCGGGGTCTGCTCCCGCAGAATGGGTTGGGTGCCATCAGGCCCCCGCTCCAAAAGCTCGGCACGCACCCGCAGCGGCTGGTCCACCGGGTGGCCCATTCGAAACATCCATTGATTGCCCCGGACCATGCGGACGCTGCGACGAACCTGATCCGCCAGCGTCTGAAAACCGAGGCGGTAGTAGGCGGCAGCGAGGGCCGAGCAAAGGCCGTCCGACGCGCCCGTGGCGACCTGGTGTGCGAGGAAGGTGTCAATCGCCTCCTCAAACCGCCGATGCAGCAGCTGTTCGAACCCGCGGAAGGGAATTGCCGCCGGGGCCGCCCCGGCCGGGAGGCGCGCGGGGAGGTGGAACCGATGGAGGTCGTACAGGAAGAACAGGGCCCGCACCCGCTCATAGAGGTTGTCGGCACGGCGACGGAAGGCGTCGAGCTCTGCGGCGGCCGCCAGCAACTCCCCGGCGGCAAGGTCGCGACACACCGCGGCGATCGAGGCGTTTCTGACCGCGTCGTCGCGGGAGGTGATGAGGTCTACAAGGCGCGGCATAACCCGGCCGCAATGACGCCTGAATGACGAAGATCGCGTCAACGCCCACCCGGACATTTCATGCTCATCCCAGACTCAGGCACCCAACCCCGGGGCGGCAGCAGATCGAATTGCGGCGGCGCCGGCGCCCACGAGACGGTGCCCCGATGGCAGACACCGCAGCGGATGATCCGGGGACTGCTTCGCTTGCCACAGCCAGCGGCCGCGGTCCAGTCTTGGGGCCGCCATTGAGATGAAGCACCTCCTCCGCCCCGATTACTGGCTCCGGCTCTGGATCCTGCTGCTCGCCACCACGCTCGTTTGGGCGGTGACGGCGCAGGCGCCCGGGGACGCGTCCGGGACCAACGCCCCGGGCTCCGAACCCTCGCTGCTCACGCGCAGCCTGCACCTTGCGGATCCCCCAAAGGCCTTCGTCCAGGAGAACCGGTCACTCCTCACGTTCGGTCTCGACCGGGTCGAGTTCCTTCAAACCCAACTGCTCCACCGGCCGCTCTGGCAGTATCTCGCCACGATCCTCTACGTGATCATCGCCCTCCAGGTCTCCCGCTGGCTCGACTGGGTGATCCACACGAGACTCAAGCGCCTTGCCGAAAAGACGGCGACCGAATGGGACGACATTCTGATCGGGCTGGTGGACGGCCCGGTGAAGGTGGTGGCGTTTGTGCTGCTGCTGAACATCGGGCTCCAGTTGTTTGACTGGCCCGAGGGCCTCGAGTTCTGGTTCTCGAGGCTCACGCTGGTTGCTGTGGCGGTCTCCATCGTTCTGGTCGTGTTGCGCGCCGTGGATGCCGCGGCGGTGGTGTGGCGCAGGAAACTGCCGGACGATGGCGACCGCGCCTTCAACGATCACTTTCTCCGACTGGTGGCCAAGGCGGCGAAGATCATCATCACCATCGTGGCGGGCTTCACGCTGATGGGACACCTCGGCTTTGACATCCGCACGGCCCTCGCGTCGGTCTCGGTGCTCGGCCTTGCGCTGGGCTTGGCGGCGCAGGACACCGTGGGCAACCTCTTCGGCGCCGTGGCCGTGTTCCTCGACAAACCCTTCAAAATCGGCGAACGGGTCCAGATCGGGGAGGCGGATGGCGTCGTGGAGGAGATGGGGCTCCGCTCCACCCGACTGCGCACCCTGGACGGCTTCCTCCTAACGGTGCCGAACAAGGAGGTGGGCAACTCCCGGATCGTCAACATCACACGCCGCCCGAACATCCGCACCCTCTTCTCAATCGGCCTCACCTACGACACCCCGGCGCCGCGGATGCAGCGCGCTGCGGAACTGCTGGAGGAGATCCTGCGCAACGATCCCGGAACGCACGACTTCATCGTTCACTTTAATAAATTCGGCGATTACTTCCTCAACCTCGCCGCCGTGTACTGGTGCAAGACCACCGACTACCGTGAGTACACAAGGATCTATCAGCGGGTCAATCTGACCATCAAGGAACGGTTCGATGCGGAGGGCCTCCGCTTCGCGTTCCCGACCCAGACGATTCAGGTGGAAACGGGAACCGCGCCGCAGTCGGCAGCGCCCGAGCCCCGCACCTGACGGTACGTCGCGGGTCCGCGCGGGGACACCGGGTCGGGATGATCCCCATGCGACGCACGCTTTCGCCGGAAATTCCCGCGCCGCCGTGCCGAGGATGGCGCAGCCGCGGCCGCTTGAATCCGAAGCGAGCACACGCAAAAACATCTTGATTTCTCCTTGCAGGAATGATGGTGGGCGATGTTTCAATCCACCGCGTGAAGACTCCCAACCTACTTTGGCTGGCGTATTTCGTTGGGTCCGTCCTTCCGGGGTATGCCGGATTCGCCGCCGACAGGCTGCTGTGGCAGATCGGAACTTATGCGCCGGCCACCACGGCGCGAAACTCCGAATTTCCGGGCCAGAATAACAAGAACGACCCCCCACCCGGCTACGTCACCCGGGTTCCCGGGGATCCGGCGTTCGTGCCGGATGCCGTCACGCCGCTGGACGACGACCACTACACGGCGGGGTTCTACCCGGCGGGATTCAACCAGCTGGCTGGGCCGATCTCGGTGATGTTCGATGAACCATGGTCGGCATGGGAGAGCTCCCTCACCGCCGGGGATCGCACCAACCGGCTCCACTTCGTCCTCAGCCCCGACCAGGTGGCGCCGGGCTCGCGCCTCCGGATGGAGGTTCGATACCCGGCCGCGTTTCATTTCATCGGAGACGTCCGGCAGGGCTTCGGACTCCACGACATCGTCACCCGATTCCGAAATGGCTCCGGGGCGGCCGTCGTCCTGGATTCGCGGACCGTCACGGAGCCCACCACAGTGGTCATGGACGTGGATCCGGCGGACATTGGCGCCACGGCCGGGCCCAACACGTTTGAGCTGGTGCGGACCGGCCCTCCGTCCTTGACCGGACACTCGCACTCGATCGGTATTGCTTACGTCCGCATCGAATCCCAGCCGGTATCCGCAAATACGCCACCGCAGCTTTCCCCGGTCCCGCCTCAGCTGGCGACGGCGCTTCATCCGTTCGAACTGCAGCTTGGCGGCAGCGACGCGGAGACGGCACCCGAGAGCCTGGTCCATGCCCTGTTGAGCGGGCCCGCAGGCCTGACCGTAACTCCGGGCGGGCTGCTCACGTGGACGCCGCCGGAGGCGCCGTTCGCCATCACGTACCCCGTCAGCACCCGGGTCACGGATGATGGCGAGCCCCCGCTCAGCGCCACCAATTCCTTTTCGATCGTGGTGCCAGGCCTCGCCACGGCGGATCGGCTGCTGTGGCAGATCGGGACCTACGCCCCCACCACCACCTCGAGAAACTCCGAGTTTTCCCCCCAAAGCAAGGGCAACCCTGCTCCTGGTCTGGTCACCCGGGTGCCGGGAGATCCGGAGCATCAACCCGGGGCCAATCCCTCGCAGGATGATGACTACTATACGGCGGGCCATTACCCGGTCGGATTCAATGGACTCGATGCCCCGCTCTCCGTTTATTTCGACGAACCGTGGTCCGCATGGGAAGGCTCCCTGAGTGCCGGGGATCGAACGAACCGCCTCCACTTCGTGCTCTCGCCAGAGCAGGTCGCAGCGGGCTCCAGAATCCGGCTGGAGGTCCGCTACCCGGCTGCATTTCACAACATCGGCGACGTCCGCCAGGGCTTTGGATTCCACGATATCGTCACCCGTTTCAGGAACGGCGTCGGGGTGGAAACCGTCCTTGACGCACGGACCGTTTCCGAACCGCTCACCGTCTCCATGGAGATCGAGACGTCCACGATCGGCGCCACAGCCGGTCCCAATACCGTGGAGTTTGTGCGGACGAGCCCCCTGGTCACCGGGCACTCCTACTCCATCGGATTTGCCTACGTCCGTGTCGAATCCGCGCCAGCCATCAGCAGCATGCCGCCGGTGCCGACCGAAGTCCCGCCCCAGGCGACACCGGAACTCGAGTGGTTCGAACTGGCCCTCACGGCAGCGGGCGCAGGGCCGTCTGCGACGCCCCTTGCATGGTCGCTGGTCAGCGGACCGGACG harbors:
- a CDS encoding UTP--glucose-1-phosphate uridylyltransferase yields the protein MPRLVDLITSRDDAVRNASIAAVCRDLAAGELLAAAAELDAFRRRADNLYERVRALFFLYDLHRFHLPARLPAGAAPAAIPFRGFEQLLHRRFEEAIDTFLAHQVATGASDGLCSALAAAYYRLGFQTLADQVRRSVRMVRGNQWMFRMGHPVDQPLRVRAELLERGPDGTQPILREQTPVRMDLTHSAWSDIFFLGMDFPEGARVLNVSVDLGVHGRDAVPRPPVSAWLRILDEPVLRLTSVDLGATADLTALAEVFDFARDYLGLLKAAVIASGLVPPGIEGSGQSLADLLSRMVGPGRGLEIVSCVNDIPKGSRLAVSTNLLGCLISVCMRATGQTRGTNLTGPLTEADRRIVLARALLGEWLGGSGGGWQDSGGVWPGIKLITGVAAGEGDPEFGISRGRLMPSHHVFTREEIPETARRALMDSLVVVHGGMAQNVGPILEMVTEKYLLRCEAEWRARHEALTVLDDVVAALSRGDIRAVAAATTRNFREPIQTIIPWASNAFTEQIITRCETAFEGDFWGFWMLGGMSGGGMGFIFNPRRKGEAQERLQALMVETKRELQSGLPFAMDPVVFDYAINEEGTSADLLRNGQALMPPGYYALIAPALLRQGRHELTPARRAELDTLGAAARTRPELRGLVQSLFDALLPRGRAGDGTEGSLAGWLERNGFDRAQHEVIRSDLREGRIGLAQNRLRADAVIEDVQAGDVVDGTRTAAGAARDRLRSLGEAALRRGELAVVTLAAGAGSRWTGGAGTCKALHPYARLSGRHRTFLETHLAKSRQTSRGLGVRLPHVITTSYATHDPTEAFLIRVGNYGYEGPLLLSPGRSVGLRLIPTERDLRFQWEEMPQQLLDVQQQKVRDSLRAALIGWARSTGEAADYTDNVPLQCLHPVGHFFEVPNLLRNGMLARLLAMQPALQHLMVHNIDTLGASADPEVFGQHLDGGACLTFEVITRRLEDRGGGLARVNGRVRLVEGLAMPREQDEFKLSYYNSMTTWVHVDRFLAVMGLTRGDVIAGHQSRILEAIRALAARLPTYVTLKEVKKRWGHGQEDVFPVAQFEKLWGDLTALPEIPCRFVVVPRLRGQQLKDQAQLDGWLRDGSAGYVDSLCDWGAQTALA
- a CDS encoding mechanosensitive ion channel family protein, which encodes MKHLLRPDYWLRLWILLLATTLVWAVTAQAPGDASGTNAPGSEPSLLTRSLHLADPPKAFVQENRSLLTFGLDRVEFLQTQLLHRPLWQYLATILYVIIALQVSRWLDWVIHTRLKRLAEKTATEWDDILIGLVDGPVKVVAFVLLLNIGLQLFDWPEGLEFWFSRLTLVAVAVSIVLVVLRAVDAAAVVWRRKLPDDGDRAFNDHFLRLVAKAAKIIITIVAGFTLMGHLGFDIRTALASVSVLGLALGLAAQDTVGNLFGAVAVFLDKPFKIGERVQIGEADGVVEEMGLRSTRLRTLDGFLLTVPNKEVGNSRIVNITRRPNIRTLFSIGLTYDTPAPRMQRAAELLEEILRNDPGTHDFIVHFNKFGDYFLNLAAVYWCKTTDYREYTRIYQRVNLTIKERFDAEGLRFAFPTQTIQVETGTAPQSAAPEPRT